ATACATGCGGTTCTCACTCAATCCTTAATCAGTCTTCTTGCAGGGGTGATCTGTGCTTATGGTTTCGCATGGGCCGGTCATTTCCTGATTGAAAAAAACCGACCGGCTACATTTCAATATCCTTTACTTTCCTTGATCGGAGATTTCAAAATGTATGGCTTGATGTGGACCGGCAA
The window above is part of the bacterium genome. Proteins encoded here:
- a CDS encoding DUF962 domain-containing protein, with the protein product IHAVLTQSLISLLAGVICAYGFAWAGHFLIEKNRPATFQYPLLSLIGDFKMYGLMWTGKMEQEVERLRIRAA